CTAAATCCGTGACAgactttgtgtgtgtgtgtgtgtttgtgttcgtttcattttctttccattccgaatgaaaggaaaaaactttgaaatttGAGAATTTGATATAtgacggaaaaaaattccgtttttttctattcaggGTTGTATATAGCTTGTTGGAACActcatatacacacatataaaaattgaatgacaGGAATTCCATTGACAGTATGGTGAGTTTGCCAAACTGAGAGTGATCCACATACTAACGTATCACGTATTCTATTTCATGGTTTGgttggaataaaaaaaaaaaattctgtgttgcgtgagtgtgtgtgtgtatacgaatgattacacacacacacacagacaagaaaaacaggccaaattgaataaaattcatgcAGGTTGGATGATccacaaaacacacacacacacacacacacacgttcaGAAAAACTTTGGAATTcttgttcgttcgttcgatcgttatttcattccattccattccattgcCATTATTATGGACCATCAAACATATACAGAATGCacagaatcaaatcaaacatagagataaagaatgaatgaatgagtgtgtgtgtgtgtgtgggtgggtgAGTGAGTAAGAGAAAGGTGAGagatatttatttatctttatttttttcaaaaaaaaaatgatcgtttttttttctttgcttggaaaaaaattgatcaccACCACAATATATATGCATGGAttagtttttatttcatttattatttgttgtgttttttttttgtttgtttcatttatttctttctGTATCCTGTTCCaatcattatgaaaaaaataaatcgaatcgaatcggatcaaatcaaaataaataatgcaCAATGGAaccaaaacgaaaatttcatttggcccaaattataataaacatGCATTAATACACACCAAATGAGAATGAGCGAGAGagaaacatgaaaaaaatcaacaacaacaacaacaacaaaaacagattCTTGAATGgctggatggatgaatgaaaatgaaacagacAGTTTaattaacaaaattttcattcgtccattttttttgttttgttttgttttgtttctcttgatcgaattgttttttttcatttcacgtTTTTATGCTTTATGATTAacacgaaaaagaaaaaactagGTAAACGGACACATGGTAAAAcaatggtggaaaaaaaggtgatgatgatgatgatgataatgatgtttttcGAACGGGAtttctttctgtttttttgttttgttttttgttttgtttcatgtaACGGTATTTTCGATGtttaaatgatcattatctaatgaatgttgtgttgttgttgttgttgttgttgaaaacacAGTGGACAGTGGATGtaggtttttgtttttgttttcggttgaaaaaaagagatagcAAAAGAGatgtaaaatgaatttttcgttttaaatgaaaaaattcaacttgCCTTTTTATATCTACACATCCATTCACGGTGATTGTCGTTGGACACACAACAtctggccatcatcattaatattttaaCGAttcagtggaaaaaaaaccaaattttttttttttggcatttgaatcatcatcatcagatgtaTATAGCACAACATATTTTTACAGTGGACATTGacatttatattcatcatgatgaaattaatgtTGATTTACATCGCTATTTTGACTttaatgaatcattatcatcaaaatgttcattgttcaattgttgttaataacggtggtggtggtggcggcgcTACCAtcgtcaatgatgataatgataataataaaaataataataataatgaaaataaagatgCAATCATTGTGCCTTTAGTTGAtacaaaatcaatatcaattattaaatcgaatgataatgatcatcatcatcatcatcatcatcatcataataaccatcatcatggtcataTTGATCCAAAAGAACAAGGTAAGTATATTTATTAGAAATcgaacccaaaaaaaaaaaaattaaattatcattccTTTTCCCTAAAAAAGCCATTTTACTGCAtgaatttcataatcatcatcatcatccaaatttACCGCATAAAATTATAAtcgaagaagatgatgatgatgatgatggtggtgttggtggtggtggtggagattttgatgatgaaattgacaaTCAAACACCAATGACAATTATTCGTGAACGAGAATCATTTGTTCATGCACCGGAAATTGTAAAAATCgctcatcattatccatcatcattgaatccaaatcaaattcatggTCATATTCGTGGTAATGGTGCACCAATATTGGTACATTTAGTTGCACCAAATATTCGTCGTAAACAGGATAGTAGTATACCGGATTTATTGGCTGTATTAGCACCATTAGCTGCAATACCATTAATCGGTAGTTTAGCAGTAAGTAGTTTTACAACAATGTTAACATTAACTGGTCTaggacgacgacgacgacgacgtcGAAGACGACGTGATCTATCATTACATGATAAAGTATTGAATTTTCTTAATTCATCCAATGCACAAATATTCGATGATGTTCATGATatgaatattaataataataatcatcatcatcattcgtatatggatcaattattgaataataattctaaaataaatcattatcatcaatggaacaatgatacaataatcaataataacaatggtgataataataataataataataatcaaacaacacGTATTGTACCAATATCGgaattatttcaattagATATTGTACAACAATATCTACGACAATCTGGTCGTcctgatcataatgatgaaataatagCCAATTATCTTTCATGTCGTGGTATGTTTTCATCCATTAATCGTTGTCTTGAAAGATTAGCATGTCATTATGGTGATCAACAGAATGGCCGTTTACGGCCATTAGAAAGAGATGTTGCCGCATTGTAAGtattgtgaataataattattgaatcatgatgacccctcaaaaaaaaaaaaataatcatctttTCCACCATTATCAGAATAATATATTCATTACTGAGAAATAGCCATATTGATAATACATTTAAACGTCGTCTTCAACGTGCTGCACTATTTGGTTATGatcatacatcatcatcatcatctggttcatctggttcatcatcatcatcaatgaataataacgatgaacCATCTTTTATTGCTGTTTGTGACCGTGAATTTCCTTGTCCTAGAAGTGAAATGCCctaaaacgaatgaataataaaaaacaacaaaatggcaccagaaaaaaaaca
This is a stretch of genomic DNA from Dermatophagoides farinae isolate YC_2012a chromosome 2, ASM2471394v1, whole genome shotgun sequence. It encodes these proteins:
- the LOC124499754 gene encoding uncharacterized protein LOC124499754 gives rise to the protein MMKLMLIYIAILTLMNHYHQNVHCSIVVNNGGGGGGATIVNDDNDNNKNNNNNENKDAIIVPLVDTKSISIIKSNDNDHHHHHHHHHNNHHHGHIDPKEQAILLHEFHNHHHHPNLPHKIIIEEDDDDDDGGVGGGGGDFDDEIDNQTPMTIIRERESFVHAPEIVKIAHHYPSSLNPNQIHGHIRGNGAPILVHLVAPNIRRKQDSSIPDLLAVLAPLAAIPLIGSLAVSSFTTMLTLTGLGRRRRRRRRRRDLSLHDKVLNFLNSSNAQIFDDVHDMNINNNNHHHHSYMDQLLNNNSKINHYHQWNNDTIINNNNGDNNNNNNNQTTRIVPISELFQLDIVQQYLRQSGRPDHNDEIIANYLSCRGMFSSINRCLERLACHYGDQQNGRLRPLERDVAALIIYSLLRNSHIDNTFKRRLQRAALFGYDHTSSSSSGSSGSSSSSMNNNDEPSFIAVCDREFPCPRSEMP